Proteins co-encoded in one Ziziphus jujuba cultivar Dongzao chromosome 9, ASM3175591v1 genomic window:
- the LOC107435561 gene encoding uncharacterized protein LOC107435561, producing MKAMETIQDLIDEAKLRTLWWALCVFAISYFLTHTSKSMWMNLPISILFVCGLRILFNEVDFHRKVRPVWRQTYLSHLEKKQLSVNDSRLSTAPAPTKWKRKIDSPIVEDAITDFIDIILKDFVVDLWYSDITPDREFPEQIRAVIMDALGEISGRVKNINLVDLLTRDIIDLVGDHLDLFRRNQAIIGVDVMGTLSSEERDERLKHHLMASKELHPALISPESEYKVLQRLMAGVLTLVLRPREAQCPVIRSIARELLTCLVIQPLMNLASPGCINELIEYVLLAIKDYSTKEVGGDRSSAREVHDHDSAKRKYSSLSQATDMTLAKTDDRIMTSSNYIKSQEEPLQPCPADWGRMLDAATQRRTEVLTPENLENMWTKGRNYKKKEKKAMTKGAQESNVKFSGYINAVPTGNLRKETQCFQNPKEESYVEGGHAVDKLADNSNLSANVNKSRIKRSSSTSALKVEPDTKATFTDCGGPIISEFYRPDYGRHREQFYGKSASDIVIHSVGQHLPKLRCRVMGAYFEKLGSKSFAVYSIAVTDADSRTWFVKRRYRNFERLHRHLKDIPNYTLHLPPKRIFSSSTEDAFVHQRCIQLDKYLQDLLSIANVAEQHEVWDFLSVSSKNYSFGKSPSVMRTLAVNVDDAMDDIVRQFKGVSDGLMRKVVGSPSPTDETMSSVSSRNISWNAEEISKHISRQDTAETANSLSDNDEGYKYKNHEPEDVGSSAQASGWHSDNELNSKNFPPRVVKQSRSLGLERKHVAIANSEVGPGGFPAVEFQAVAANLEVPPEWTPPNVSVPLLNLVDKIFQLKKRGWLRRQVFWISKQILQLVMEDAIDDFLLRQIHWLRREDVIAQGIRWIQDTLWPDGEFFLKVRSAQSDDNDAQPNQQYSQTVNQFSSSKVSKPGSFEEKLEAARRASDVKKMLFDGAPTTLVSLIGHKQYKRCAKDIYYFTQSTVCVKQLAFAILELSLISLFPELRNLILDVHEKTRIYQPV from the exons atgaaggctATGGAAACCATACAAGATCTGATCGATGAGGCTAAGCTTCGAACCCTTTGGTGGGCTCTGTGTGTATTCGCCATTTCGTATTTTCTTACAC ATACGAGTAAGTCAATGTGGATGAATCTACCCATATCAATTCTTTTTGTTTGTGGATTGCGCATTCTTTTCAATGAAGTGGACTTTCACCGGAAAGTTAGACCAGTTTGGAGACAAACCTATTTATCTCATTTGGAGAAGAAACAGTTGTCTGTAAATGACTCACGACTTTCTACTGCACCTGCCCCGACAaaatggaaaaggaaaattgaTTCTCCAATTGTAGAGGATGCAATAACTGATTTCATTGACATAATTTTGAAGGATTTCGTGGTAGATTTGTGGTATTCTGATATAACACCGGACAGGGAATTTCCTGAGCAAATACGTGCAGTAATTATGGATGCTCTAGGTGAAATATCAGGAAGGGTTAAGAACATAAACCTTGTTGACTTGCTTACAAG GGATATAATTGATTTAGTAGGGGACCATTTGGACCTTTTTCGAAGAAACCAAGCTATTATAGGTGTCGATGTAATGGGAACATTGTCCTCAGAGGAGAGAGATGAAAGGTTAAAACATCATTTAATGGCTTCTAAGGAGCTTCATCCTGCATTGATATCACCAGAGAGTGAGTACAAG GTTCTTCAGAGACTAATGGCTGGAGTCTTGACTTTGGTGCTAAGACCAAGAGAAGCTCAATGTCCTGTGATTCGATCTATTGCCCGAGAACTTTTGACATGCTTGGTAATCCAACCTCTTATGAATTTGGCAAGCCCTGG GTGTATCAATGAGTTGATTGAGTATGTTTTGCTTGCCATTAAAGATTATAGCACGAAAGAGGTAGGTGGTGATCGGTCAAGTGCTAGGGAAGTACATGATCATGATTCTGCGAAAAGGAAGTATTCGTCCTTAAGTCAAGCAACTGACATGACATTAGCAAAAACTGATGATCGGATTATGACATCCTCAAATTATATCAAATCACAGGAAGAGCCTTTGCAGCCATGTCCTGCTGACTGGGGGCGAATGCTGGATGCTGCAACCCAGAGGAGAACTGAAGTTCTTACTCCTGAAAATCTTGAAAACATGTGGACCAAAGGAAGAAActataaaaagaaagagaagaaagctATGACAAAAGGAGCTCAGGAATCTAATGTAAAATTTTCTGGATATATTAATGCTGTTCCTACTGGAAATCTGAGGAAGGAAACACAGTGCTTTCAGAATCCTAAAGAGGAGTCTTATGTTGAGGGAGGGCATGCTGTTGATAAATTAGCGGACAATAGCAATTTGAGTGCCAATGTAAATAAGAGCAGGATTAAGAGATCCAGTAGCACATCTGCTTTGAAAGTAGAACCTGATACAAAAGCGACATTTACAGATTGCGGAGGGCCAATCATTTCTGAGTTCTACAGGCCTGATTATGGCAGGCATAGAGAACAGTTTTACGGTAAGAGTGCCTCAGACATAGTCATCCACAGTGTGGGACAACATCTTCCCAAGCTGAGGTGCCGG GTTATGGGAGCATACTTTGAGAAACTTGGTTCAAAATCTTTTGCAGTTTATTCAATCGCAGTGACAGATGCAGATAGCAGAACTTGGTTTGTGAAAAGAAG ATACAGGAATTTTGAACGATTACATAGGCATCTTAAAGATATTCCTAATTATACATTACATTTGCCCCCCAAAAGGATATTTTCCTCAAGTACAGAGGATGCGTTCGTTCATCAGCGATGCATTCAGCTTGATAAATATCTCCAA GATCTATTGTCAATAGCTAATGTTGCCGAACAGCATGAAGTGTGGGATTTTTTAAGTGTTTCGtcaaag AATTACTCTTTTGGAAAATCTCCCTCAGTGATGAGAACTTTAGcag TTAATGTCGATGATGCCATGGATGATATTGTACGCCAGTTTAAAGGGGTGTCAGATGGTTTGATGCGAAAAGTTGTAGGTTCACCTTCACCCACTGATGAAACTATGTCTTCAGTTTCTTCCCGCAACATCTCCTGGAATGCAGAAGAGATAAGCAAACACATTTCTAGGCAAGATACAGCAGAAACAGCAAATAGTTTGTCTGACAATGATGAAggttacaaatataaaaatcatgAGCCTGAGGATGTTGGATCTAGTGCACAAGCTAGTGGGTGGCATTCAGACAATGAATTGAACTCCAAGAATTTTCCACCCCGGGTGGTAAAACAGTCAAGGAGCTTGGGTTTGGAAAGAAAACATGTTGCAATTGCAAACTCCGAGGTTGGTCCAGGTGGATTTCCTGCAGTAGAATTTCAAGCAGTTGCCGCTAATTTGGAGGTTCCACCTGAG TGGACTCCTCCTAATGTGAGTGTACCTTTGTTGAATCTAGTGGATAAAATATTTCAGCTTAAGAAGAGAGGGTGGCTAAG AAGACAAGTGTTTTGGATATCAAAGCAAATACTACAGTTGGTAATGGAAGATGCAATTGATGACTTTCTCTTAAGGCAGATTCATTGGCTTCGGAGAGAGGATGTTATTGCTCAAGGGATTCGGTGGATTCAAGAT ACTCTATGGCCTGATGGGGAATTCTTCCTTAAAGTCAGAAGTGCTCAAAGCGATGATAATGATGCTCAACCTAATCAACAATATTCTCAAACTGTAAATCAATTTAGCAGCAGTAAGGTCTCTAAACCAGGGTCGTTTGAGGAAAAACTTGAAGCTGCTCGTAGAGCAAGTGATGTCAAGAAAATGCTCTTTG ATGGAGCTCCAACAACCCTTGTGAGTTTGATTGGGCATAAGCAGTACAAGCGTTGTGCAAAAGACATTTACTATTTCACTCAG TCTACTGTTTGCGTAAAGCAACTTGCTTTTGCAATACTCGAGCTCTCCCTCATATCTCTTTTCCCCGAGCTGCGGAATCTTATTCTGGATGTACATGAGAAGACACGAATTTATCAACCTGTATAG